Within Hydrogenoanaerobacterium saccharovorans, the genomic segment GTGTTTTAGGCATTTTTAACGCTGCATTTAATTTCAAATGCCATCCCTCTCTTTCTTCGATATTGAGAAAAAGGCAGGAAATCAAGCTTATTTCCTGCCTTATAAAACGCCTGTTCAGGGTTTATTTCAGATACTGAGCAAGAGGTGATTTTCTCTCTGCAGTTGCAAATTCTGCCTCACCGGCAAGTTTTGCGTTTTCATCATCAAACTTCTGCAAAGTTGTTTTAGCATCTTTACCCTGAATGAAGAGTTCATCACCAAGAATTTGGTTTACAGCAGGGTCAAAACCACTGGTGCAGATACCTGTCCAAACGGTTTTATCAATGTAGCTGGCAATTGTAGAAACTACCTCGTTGCTTACAATGGATGGATCGGCCATGCAGGAGAATTTTGTAGGTGCGGTATAGGTTTTGTTTGCCAATTCTACCAAATAGCTGTCGCTCGCAAAGTAGAAACGCAAAAAGTCCATTGCAACGGCTTTGTTCTTGGGGTCTGATTTTGCATTTACAACCGCAGATACTTCGGGATTGTTGCGGTCTACCACCTGGGTATCGGCACCAAAGGTAGGTGTTGGGAAAATACCCCATTCAAAACTGTCGCCCACGTTGCCTTTCAGCCAGCCGCCTGCCCATGTCCAGTTGTACATCATAGCCGATTGCTTGTTGCCGAAACGCTCTTGCGCAGCGCCGGAGCCTGGTGCAAAAATTTTATCGTTGGTAATAAAGCCTTGCAGCATTTTGGCTGCCTCAATCGCACCGGGGTTATTCATTTGGGTGTGTTTTCCGTCTTCAGCAAACACGTTATAGCCCTTTTGGTAGTTCAGTGCCAGCAAGAAGTATCCATCGGGGATATCCATGCCGTTGACTACAATTTTATCGCCGTCTTTTTTCGTGAGTTTTTTTGCAGCCTCACGCAATTCATCCCAAGTTTTGGGGATGTCTTTATCGGTTAAGCCTGCTTCTGCCCACATCTCTTTGTTGTAGAAAATGGCGCCGGTCATGTTGCCTACAGGGATGGTATAAGTCTTGCTTTCATACATCATAGGCTCAACACCGCTAAAACCTTCTACAAGGGCGGCGGTCAAGTCATCGGGATACGGTTCGGCAAGGCCGGGGATAAAATCGCCGTACCAGTTCAGGTGGAAGTGCATCAAATCCGGCCCTGTGCCGTTGGCTACCGCAACCGGTAGTTTTGCCCAGTAGTCGCCCCAGCCAAGAGATTTATTAACATCAAACTTTACGTTAGGGTGAATTTTCTGATAATCCTCAATTGCTTGCGCATAGCGCTGATAACCTTCCGGACCCGGATCATCATACCAAAAACTGATGGTGATATCTTCACCATTGTTTACAGGTGCGTTGGGGTCGTAAGTAACGGAACCGGTACCAATTACATCAAGCTTTGCATCGGTAGATGCGGACTCGCTCGCAGATTCGGGGGCTGCGGCACTGCTTGTAGGTGTTGTTTTGCCGCAGCCTGCAAAAGCAGTTAGGGCAAACGCCAGAACAAGCATCATGCTGATTAATTTTTTCATTGATGTTTTCCTCCTTTTATTTAGGATGAAGCATTTCCGTTTTTGGAAGAGTTGCTTTCCGTAATTTCATCATAGCAAGTATTCTGCAATGGCTAAAGAGCATTTTTCAACCCTCTGCATTATCCTCTAAAAGTGTACCGAAACAAAAAAATGGTGTACTTTTCGATTCTTTACTGTAGTTTTCAATCATTTTATTGTGGTTTTGTTGTAATAAAATAAGTGCCGTTTGTGCGCATTGTCCTTTTTATCTGCATAACTCACAAAAAAACTCCTCTGAATTTTGCATAAAATTCAGAGGAGTTTATCATGTTTATTGTTTAAATTCATTATAATACTTATAATCTTCCAACGCAGAATCGAATTCATAGGTTTTTAAAATTTTGTCAATCTCTTTATCTGTAGCATGCAGCAACTCACTAATACCATAGGTACTGTCAGCCATATTGGCATCCAACACCGGAGACAAATAAGCATAAATCACCTGTGGCAATATCCCCTTAAAAGCTGTGCGGTCAATATAGGTTGCCTGTACCTGTATTACCTTGCCCAGCTCCCCACTGCGCGTTTTCATCAGCGATGTTTTTGTTGGCACCATTTTTGCCTGTTCGGCGGTTTTTAGCAATACATTGTCGTTACTCAGGTAAAATAACAGCAAATCTTCTGCTACTTGTTTTTTAGCGGGGGATACAGCACGGTTTATTGCAAAGCTTGTTTCATAATTATTGTATTCGTAAGCAGGCGGCACCTTTTCGCTCCATGCAGGAATACGAAAAAAGCCATAATCCACAGTGGGGTAATTCATTTCTAAATGGTTTGCTCCCCAAGGCCAGCCATAAATCATAGCAGCGCCGCGCTGCCCAAGCAAATCATAAGCAGAAGCCTCGTTTACGCGGCATACTTTGTCTTCGTTGCAAAGCTTGCGTAAAAAATTGATATTCTCTATATTCTCAGGATTGCATAAATTGGAACGCTGACCATCTTCAGAAAAAAGCGGAACACCTTTTTGTGCCTGCATAGCAAAAAGCAAGCTTTGCGCCTCGTTGTTAAAATTAAAGCCGTCCACTACAATATTCCCCGATGCATCGTATTGAGTGAGCTTTTTAGCAACCGCCCGCAGTTGCTCCCAAGTAACAGGGATGTCGCGCTCGGTGAGGCCGGCGCGCCTCCAAAGCTCTTTGTTGTAAAAAATACCGCCGGTAGTGCTGCCCAAACTGATAAAATAAAGCTTGCCGTCTATTTTAGATATGCCATGATGTGAAAACGATGAGCTTAAATTGTTTTCATTAAAAATATCCGACGAAAGCGGCTCCATATAAGACAGAAAGTCTTTTCCAAGACTGTTGTGCATGTGAAAAATATCGGGGCCGTTACCGTTTTGCAGCGCCAGCCGCATTTTGGTCCAGTAGCTTTTCCACGGGAACTGTACCAGCTGAATGGTGACATTGGGGCGGTATTTGGCGTACTCTCTTAAAAGGTAAGTGTAACTGTCGCCCCAGTCTTCGTTTACCCACATAGTAAGCGTAATGGGCTTACCGTCGTTTACCGGGTGGTCGGTAAAATACTGCAACGTTTGGTCTTCGAACAGATCCGGCGAAAAATCGGTTATTGTTATAGCATCTTCATTTTGTAAAGTTGCATTAATTCCGCATCCGGCAAACAGGCAGAAAACAAGTGCCAACGCAGCAACTTTTCTCACGGCTTTCATTTTATCCCCACCAATTTTTATTTATTTCGAAATTCAGACGGCGTCATGCCTTTATATTTTTTAAATATTTCAATAAACGAGCGTTGCTGTACATACCCAACTTGTTTGCTGATTTCCCATACCTTTTTATTTGTATTTGTTAACAGCTCGCAGGCAAGCGCAATGCGTTTTTGGGTAATATACTCTTTTACAGAAACACCTGTAGAAAGTTTAAACATTTTGCTGATGTAAGAAACACTAAAATTCAGCTTTTGCGAAAGCACTTCGAGGTCTAAATCAGGCGAAATAAAACTATCGTTTATAAACTCAATTGCAGAAAGTGCAATGTCGTTTGTATGGTCGTTGCGCTTTTGATTGATTTTTTCACAAAGCTGGCAGCAATACTCTTTCAGCAGTTTTACCACATCTGCCCAACAATTACTTTGCAGTATCCCTTGATATACAGTATCGGTTACAATGTTATTTAAATTATCGGGGCTTGTCTCTTCTGCCGTTTGCATAATATCGGTATACAAATGGATAAACGATAACCGTATTTTTTCGGTATCTTGAATATTTAAAAGTGCATAATGTGCAAAGTGATCAATTTCGGTGCAAACATCGTGGTACAAACCTTGTTTTAAATTGGACAAAATAATTTTTTCGATGTTCCATGGATAGCGATAGTTTTTAGCCACGTTTTCCGGTAAATCGCCAAAACTGATAATGCGGGATGTTCCAAGCACAAACTGATATTCCAATGCTGCTTGTGTCTGCTGATACAAATATGGGATTTGCGCAACATCTTGCGAAATATGGCTGTATCCAACTGTAACCGCATGGTGGTGTGAGTTTTCCACATCCTGCCTTACAAGCGATAGCAGCGAGCTCACTTGCTGCTCAGAAATACTTGGGTTATTCATCGCAAAAATAATAGTTACTTCATTTGTATCCATATTGACCGATTCAAAAAAAATATCGTTCTTCATTTGAGTTTGATTTTGTAAAAATTGTTCGATTTGGATTAAAAGCATCAGCGTTTCTTTGCGGTTTGCATAGGTAGGCATTGAGGTTACGCTTTGTTCTACCGCTAAAGTTGCAACCATATAGCGCATTTTATCTGTAAAAAGGATGTTGTAAGACTCAAAACTTTCATAGAGCGATTCGTACAATTCTACTTGATTTTCAAGCAGCTGCCTTAAAAATGCGTTTTTTACAATGAGCTCACTCTCCGTTAGCTTTTGCTGCATGAGTTTGTTTTGGCTGATAAGCGCAGTTACGCCGGTACGCAAATTATTAAAGGCATCTCCCTGTGGGGGCATTGCGTCCTTTACTACGCTCAATTCACCCGATAATGCTTCTATGGGCGTATATATTTTCCCCGCTAATATCCTTGCAATTGCAAAGCCGACGATACCACACAGCAACGCAGCAAAAAGTGCAGTTACAAGCAAAAAGTTAATTTTGTAGTAAATTGTATCCAGCGGTACAATATATAAGTAGTTCCAGCCGGACACTTGCGACACTTCATAAGTGGTCATGTATTTTGTATGATTCATTGTTTGAATAAAATTGCCCTTAAGGCTTGTTTGCGCAGATTTTAAAAAGCGTTCTACCACCTCTTTGGGCGGAGAATCGCTTCCAATCCAGTTGGAGTGCTTGTTTGAAATATAAACCTGAGAGTCTGCCAAAAGGCTGATGTTTTTGAGGTTTTGAAAAAAGTAAGAGCTGTCAACCGTAACAATCAGCAGGGGAGGCTTTACAATCTGCGAAGAACACTGTACCGGCACGCACATAACCCATTCTGTTTCTCCGCCCGTTTTTACAATGGAGTACAAGGGGCTTTGTTCTCCTCCGCCTGCAAGGTGGGCGGCATATGCTGCATCGATCAGTTTTTGATTGCTGTTTTCGTAAATAGATTTATAATTCGGTGTATATACATTTACATCAATCACGGTTTTTTGTTCGGGATAATACACATAGCAGGAGGTAAAAAAGGTGTTCATGTTCAGCACATCGGAAATACGGTCGAACACTGCTTTTTTTACACGGTAATCCCTTATGGTATCGTATCGAATCCCGAAAAACTCCAAATCGGAATAGCTGGTAAATGCCTTTAAAGATTGTTCCATATTTTCTAGAAGCAAATCGTTTGTATTTTTTAACTGCGCCAATGTGTCCGCAGCCTGCTGCCTGGCACTGTCCGTCATAAGTTTGCGGCTATTTAAGTAGTTAATACCGCTGAGGCTAATGACAATTGTTAAAACGATTATGATGAAATAAAGCAGTATCTTTGTTTTATAACCTACTTTTTTTAACATGGTTTCCTCCGCTCGCTAATCATAAAACGTTTTGTCTACTCGGCTTTAACAACTAAGATATATACTATTTTACCATTATTTGTTTCATAGCACAACGATATTTTAGTTTACTGTAACAACAAACTATGTCAATAAAACAAAAGCAAAGATAGAACCGTTGTAATTGTTGCATTTTACTGTTAAAATTCTATGTTATTTTTTATACAATGCCCCTCAAGAATAAATAATCGAAAATAAAACCAACCAACTAAAAATAATTCTATGGTATTGTATCCCCAACGCGGTTATGATGCCAGCTTTATGCGCTTGGGCAATTTGCACGCAATGCTTGCTGCGCCCCGATGCGCTATTAAACCCCAACCGCGTTACATTTGTGGTATAATAGACACGCAAACTATATCATCGAGCAATAAGTTTTACGTTTTTTACAGAGGGAAAGGATTTTTATGAAAAAGCTTCACGCAAGCAGTCAATACATTGGACTGCTAAATAAACTAAAAATCGATTGCGAAAAATGCAGTGGGTTATGTTGCGTTGCATTGTATTTTGCAAAAGCAGAAGGGTTCCCCGCCGATAAAGCGCCCGGCGAACCTTGTAAAAATTTAATGCCAGATTTTCGATGTTCCATTCATTCAGAACTTGCGCAATGTAAATTAAAAGGCTGTATGGCATTTGATTGTTTTGGTGCCGGGCAAAAAGTGACGCAAAGTATCTATTCGAATAAAACTTGGTGTAACACACCCAAAAAAGCAAGTGAGATCTACGATGTATTTTTAATTGTATATCGCCTTCATCAGATGTTATGGTATTTGCTCGAAGCTTTTGCAATCGCCCCTGCAGCAATGTTAGAAAAAGATATGGAGGCACTCATTCTCGAAAATGAACATATGACAAATCTCCCACCTGACGAAATACTTACTTTAGATATAGACAACTACCGTACAAGGGTGAATCAGGTGCTGAAAAAAGCGGCAAAACTGGTTTTTGCTGCAACCAACAGCACTGCCGAAAGTAAAAAAGGCACCGATTTTATGGGCAAAAATTTTAAAAATACAAATCTTGATGGCAAAGATTTTAGTATGGCATTGCTCATTGCAGCAAATCTTGAAGGGTGCAGCTTGTACGGCACCAATTTTTTGGGAGCAGACCTGCGAGATACCAATATTAAAAATGCAGATTTAAGCGAAAGCATCTTTCTTACTCAGGGGCAAGTGAATGCAGCAATCGGTAACCGAAACACCAAGTTGCCCGCGGTACTTACTTACCCGACTACTTGGCAGTAGGATCGTTAGTTGTTAAAGACGGCGGTTAAGAATGCTTATCAACCATATCGCCAGTGTTTGCATTTTTAATTTGTGTGGCAAAGTTACTCCAGTAATACTATTGGATGGCTTGACCTTGACTTATATATTTTGAAAAACTAGCCTTTGACTGTCACAGGAATGGATACAACAACAGCCGCTGCCATCATATTTGCCCAGTTGTTTTGGAACTCGCCCAAATAGGTAAGCACTAAACCCGGTCGCGGGTTTAAGTGGCATATTAATAAGCTACAGCAACGGTAAAAAACAAAACCTCCAAAATGATATAAAATTTAAAATGATTAAATAAGGATGGCACAATAACATGGAAAATAGTTGCAACGTGCCACAAGCAGTACAAGATCATTATGTTAATTAATACAATAAGAAAACCCTCACACTCCCAAAGAAGTGTGAGGGTTTACTGGTGCCGCTGACCGGAATTGAACCGGTACGATGTTGCCATCGAGGGATTTTAAGTCTTACATATGATTTATTATAAACTGAATTGTATGAGTGTTATAATAATGTTAATCAAGACAATGGAGGTAACATTATGTCAGATCAAGAGCTTTTAAAATTATTAGATTGCCTGAAGCTTAATATTGATGTAATTAATGACAATTCAGTTCTATTTGGTGACTACATGAAAGATTGGTTAGAGATTCATAAAGTGAAAATTCAAAAATCAACTTATGAAGGGTATTATAAAGTAATTCACAATTACATCTCGCCATATTTTCTGAAAACTGGGAAAAAAGTAAATCAAATAACAACAGAAGACATCGAAAAATATTATTCTTTTCAAATATCAAAAGGGCTTTCTGCCAATACAGTTCTTAAACATCATGCAAATATTCGTAAAGCTTTAAGTTATGCCAAAAAGAAACATATTATTAGGTATAATCCAGCAATAGATGCAGAGTTACCTAAAAAAGATGTTTACATTCATACTTATTATACACCTGATGAAATTAAGGAATTATTAAAGATTGTTGCAAACACAAAATTATTTATTCCAGTTCTTATATCATCGTTACTTGGGTTGCGAAGAAGCGAAATAGTAGCATTGCAATGGGATTGCATAGATCTTAAAAACAATACAATTGTAATTAAAAGGAAAGCAACTTTTTTAAGGTCAGACAACTCACTAGTTATAGAAAACAAACTCAAAAATAGTTCGAGTTATAGAACGTTATGCATTCCTCAAATTCTTTCTGATTACCTTAATCAAGAAAAGAAAAAACAAAAAGAAAATATAGTTAAAAATAAAGAACAATATAATAGTAAATATAAAAATTTTGTTTGTATTGATGATTATGGAAATATAATATCTCCAGATTATATCACTTATACATTTAGGAATTTTATTAAAAACAACAATTTAAAACCAATAAGGTTCCATGACCTAAGGCATAGTTTCGCTAGCGCATTAAGAACTCAGGGTGTAGATATGAAGCAAATACAAG encodes:
- a CDS encoding tyrosine-type recombinase/integrase, which produces MSDQELLKLLDCLKLNIDVINDNSVLFGDYMKDWLEIHKVKIQKSTYEGYYKVIHNYISPYFLKTGKKVNQITTEDIEKYYSFQISKGLSANTVLKHHANIRKALSYAKKKHIIRYNPAIDAELPKKDVYIHTYYTPDEIKELLKIVANTKLFIPVLISSLLGLRRSEIVALQWDCIDLKNNTIVIKRKATFLRSDNSLVIENKLKNSSSYRTLCIPQILSDYLNQEKKKQKENIVKNKEQYNSKYKNFVCIDDYGNIISPDYITYTFRNFIKNNNLKPIRFHDLRHSFASALRTQGVDMKQIQEWLGHSNYSTTANIYTHVDFIDKRYAAEKINQLMH
- a CDS encoding pentapeptide repeat-containing protein — its product is MKKLHASSQYIGLLNKLKIDCEKCSGLCCVALYFAKAEGFPADKAPGEPCKNLMPDFRCSIHSELAQCKLKGCMAFDCFGAGQKVTQSIYSNKTWCNTPKKASEIYDVFLIVYRLHQMLWYLLEAFAIAPAAMLEKDMEALILENEHMTNLPPDEILTLDIDNYRTRVNQVLKKAAKLVFAATNSTAESKKGTDFMGKNFKNTNLDGKDFSMALLIAANLEGCSLYGTNFLGADLRDTNIKNADLSESIFLTQGQVNAAIGNRNTKLPAVLTYPTTWQ
- a CDS encoding extracellular solute-binding protein — its product is MKKLISMMLVLAFALTAFAGCGKTTPTSSAAAPESASESASTDAKLDVIGTGSVTYDPNAPVNNGEDITISFWYDDPGPEGYQRYAQAIEDYQKIHPNVKFDVNKSLGWGDYWAKLPVAVANGTGPDLMHFHLNWYGDFIPGLAEPYPDDLTAALVEGFSGVEPMMYESKTYTIPVGNMTGAIFYNKEMWAEAGLTDKDIPKTWDELREAAKKLTKKDGDKIVVNGMDIPDGYFLLALNYQKGYNVFAEDGKHTQMNNPGAIEAAKMLQGFITNDKIFAPGSGAAQERFGNKQSAMMYNWTWAGGWLKGNVGDSFEWGIFPTPTFGADTQVVDRNNPEVSAVVNAKSDPKNKAVAMDFLRFYFASDSYLVELANKTYTAPTKFSCMADPSIVSNEVVSTIASYIDKTVWTGICTSGFDPAVNQILGDELFIQGKDAKTTLQKFDDENAKLAGEAEFATAERKSPLAQYLK
- a CDS encoding ABC transporter substrate-binding protein, whose protein sequence is MKAVRKVAALALVFCLFAGCGINATLQNEDAITITDFSPDLFEDQTLQYFTDHPVNDGKPITLTMWVNEDWGDSYTYLLREYAKYRPNVTIQLVQFPWKSYWTKMRLALQNGNGPDIFHMHNSLGKDFLSYMEPLSSDIFNENNLSSSFSHHGISKIDGKLYFISLGSTTGGIFYNKELWRRAGLTERDIPVTWEQLRAVAKKLTQYDASGNIVVDGFNFNNEAQSLLFAMQAQKGVPLFSEDGQRSNLCNPENIENINFLRKLCNEDKVCRVNEASAYDLLGQRGAAMIYGWPWGANHLEMNYPTVDYGFFRIPAWSEKVPPAYEYNNYETSFAINRAVSPAKKQVAEDLLLFYLSNDNVLLKTAEQAKMVPTKTSLMKTRSGELGKVIQVQATYIDRTAFKGILPQVIYAYLSPVLDANMADSTYGISELLHATDKEIDKILKTYEFDSALEDYKYYNEFKQ
- a CDS encoding response regulator transcription factor yields the protein MLKKVGYKTKILLYFIIIVLTIVISLSGINYLNSRKLMTDSARQQAADTLAQLKNTNDLLLENMEQSLKAFTSYSDLEFFGIRYDTIRDYRVKKAVFDRISDVLNMNTFFTSCYVYYPEQKTVIDVNVYTPNYKSIYENSNQKLIDAAYAAHLAGGGEQSPLYSIVKTGGETEWVMCVPVQCSSQIVKPPLLIVTVDSSYFFQNLKNISLLADSQVYISNKHSNWIGSDSPPKEVVERFLKSAQTSLKGNFIQTMNHTKYMTTYEVSQVSGWNYLYIVPLDTIYYKINFLLVTALFAALLCGIVGFAIARILAGKIYTPIEALSGELSVVKDAMPPQGDAFNNLRTGVTALISQNKLMQQKLTESELIVKNAFLRQLLENQVELYESLYESFESYNILFTDKMRYMVATLAVEQSVTSMPTYANRKETLMLLIQIEQFLQNQTQMKNDIFFESVNMDTNEVTIIFAMNNPSISEQQVSSLLSLVRQDVENSHHHAVTVGYSHISQDVAQIPYLYQQTQAALEYQFVLGTSRIISFGDLPENVAKNYRYPWNIEKIILSNLKQGLYHDVCTEIDHFAHYALLNIQDTEKIRLSFIHLYTDIMQTAEETSPDNLNNIVTDTVYQGILQSNCWADVVKLLKEYCCQLCEKINQKRNDHTNDIALSAIEFINDSFISPDLDLEVLSQKLNFSVSYISKMFKLSTGVSVKEYITQKRIALACELLTNTNKKVWEISKQVGYVQQRSFIEIFKKYKGMTPSEFRNK